A single region of the Xiphophorus maculatus strain JP 163 A chromosome 3, X_maculatus-5.0-male, whole genome shotgun sequence genome encodes:
- the LOC111608088 gene encoding uncharacterized protein LOC111608088 isoform X1, whose translation MTSYRMTDCHKTEPPGLPCFLGDTLQAQCMLIFIYHIPEKTATFCLFIFMVVFSVFLLGSMSRRERTHISEEAKVFLQKDYKEGMTRVGSPLVGAASQATGLPPFVIDNWIGNYRRKKPSSSQPKNKKLYTKDLSGYNLFCRDQLKNKDPGRKIRTPTVEDILNAMCANDERSVTETMGLTEVLSREPTTDDTTDVCNIC comes from the exons aTGACCAGCTACAGGATGACTGACTGTCATAAAACTGAACCACCGGGCTTACCATGTTTTCTGGGGGATACCCTGCAAGCACAATGCatgctaatatttatttatcacataCCAGAAAAAACAGCTACCTTCTGTTTATTCATATTCATGgttgtattttctgtctttcttttaggTTCAATGTCAAGAAGAG AGAGAACACATATCTCGGAGGAAGCGAAGGTCTTCCTCCAGAAAGACTATAAAGAAGGGATGACCAGGGTGGGATCTCCACTGGTTGGAGCGGCATCCCAGGCCACTGGCTTGCCACCGTTTGTCATTGAT aacTGGATTGGAAACTATAGAAGAAAAAAGCCATCTTCTTCTCAACCTAAAAACAAGAAGTTATACACCAAGGACCTGTCTGGTTACAACCTGTTCTGCAGGGATCAGTTAAAGAACAAGG ACCCCGGGAGGAAAATTAGGACACCAACtgtggaagacattttgaatgcaATGTGTGCAAATG ATGAGCGGAGCGTAACAGAGACTATGGGTTTGACGGAAGTGCTGTCAAGAGAACCGACTACAGATg ataCTACGGATGTTTGCAACATCTGTTGA
- the LOC111608088 gene encoding uncharacterized protein LOC111608088 isoform X2, giving the protein MTRVGSPLVGAASQATGLPPFVIDNWIGNYRRKKPSSSQPKNKKLYTKDLSGYNLFCRDQLKNKDPGRKIRTPTVEDILNAMCANDERSVTETMGLTEVLSREPTTDDTTDVCNIC; this is encoded by the exons ATGACCAGGGTGGGATCTCCACTGGTTGGAGCGGCATCCCAGGCCACTGGCTTGCCACCGTTTGTCATTGAT aacTGGATTGGAAACTATAGAAGAAAAAAGCCATCTTCTTCTCAACCTAAAAACAAGAAGTTATACACCAAGGACCTGTCTGGTTACAACCTGTTCTGCAGGGATCAGTTAAAGAACAAGG ACCCCGGGAGGAAAATTAGGACACCAACtgtggaagacattttgaatgcaATGTGTGCAAATG ATGAGCGGAGCGTAACAGAGACTATGGGTTTGACGGAAGTGCTGTCAAGAGAACCGACTACAGATg ataCTACGGATGTTTGCAACATCTGTTGA